One window from the genome of Pseudomonadota bacterium encodes:
- a CDS encoding YkgJ family cysteine cluster protein codes for MSKQEEKIPFGGKTASGTDTNPSNIMPAKLTPDSRLKFRCHPGVSCFTACCGDINIILTPYDILRIRKATNLPADEFLLRFTTPVFLEKTDMPGVKLHLDENGRCPFVTDEGCTIYPDRPTTCRYYPVGMSFFHEAADVGGTSEEFYFLVKEPHCKGHDEKQEMTIREWRSDQGIDDSDHMNKEWMELVMRRKSFGMQATLSEAAQKMFFMASTDLDKFRSFVFSKSFLDTYELDQHTLDTIKDDDIALMKFSFKYLASSLFGTQDLKIKDEKIKAKAEQIRQKQGDLEKKAEETYKQLEADRDMLLAEMKKK; via the coding sequence ATGAGCAAACAGGAAGAAAAGATACCGTTTGGCGGGAAGACAGCGTCAGGCACAGATACCAATCCGAGCAATATTATGCCCGCCAAACTTACACCGGACAGCAGGCTGAAATTCAGATGTCATCCCGGCGTTTCCTGCTTCACTGCCTGTTGCGGAGATATCAACATCATCCTCACCCCATACGATATCCTGCGCATCCGCAAAGCCACAAATCTTCCTGCCGATGAATTCCTGCTCCGCTTTACAACCCCTGTCTTTCTTGAAAAAACCGACATGCCGGGCGTAAAACTCCATCTTGATGAAAATGGCCGGTGTCCCTTCGTTACAGACGAAGGATGTACAATCTACCCGGATCGCCCGACCACCTGCCGTTACTACCCTGTCGGCATGTCTTTTTTCCATGAAGCCGCAGATGTGGGCGGCACCTCCGAGGAATTCTATTTTCTGGTAAAAGAGCCCCATTGCAAGGGCCATGACGAAAAGCAGGAAATGACCATAAGGGAGTGGCGTTCCGACCAGGGGATCGATGACAGCGACCATATGAACAAAGAATGGATGGAGCTCGTAATGCGCCGCAAATCATTCGGGATGCAGGCCACGCTGAGTGAGGCCGCGCAGAAAATGTTTTTCATGGCCAGCACCGATCTCGACAAGTTCCGCAGTTTTGTTTTCAGCAAATCCTTTCTCGACACCTATGAACTCGACCAGCACACTTTGGACACGATCAAGGATGACGATATCGCCCTGATGAAGTTTTCATTCAAATATCTTGCCTCGTCACTTTTCGGCACCCAGGATCTCAAAATCAAAGATGAAAAGATAAAAGCCAAAGCGGAACAGATCAGACAGAAGCAGGGTGATCTGGAAAAGAAGGCTGAAGAGACATACAAACAACTTGAGGCCGATCGGGACATGCTCCTGGCCGAGATGAAAAAGAAATAG
- a CDS encoding two-component sensor histidine kinase, giving the protein MGPDKTKDYEPFGLVKFFSFTTLLVFLVFAPVLATLISNHANGVMLRRSEEYALVSARNINHQVYDRFVLPSFLRYGSLIPQHPGQQKRLDAIIRDITHGLNVESVSILDQKNNMIVYSTTSGRVGQEGEGLEQFQMAKAGRTSSLLQAKGSFINLLPGREKPSYRLISYIPFRSEKTPSSILGVIEIIQDLSEDYEATIRLKAIITLISFLCMFCLFVVLRLIVARADKIIDARARERQVLEDKLHRSEHLAGLGKMVASVSHEIKNPLGIVRSTAEMLRKRLGETSPANVQLASVIIEETVRLDGIVREFLDFARPREIKLKPASIAEVVRGAAAFISPELDKNKIECTLNIDENLKPIPIDRELLYRALLNVLINGIQAMKDGGMLKITVKGHPAENPKNSGVTIEISDNGPGITDEGLQQIFKPFYTDKYRGTGLGLAIVKNIIDSHKGRIEVASSPGEGTVFSIKLEG; this is encoded by the coding sequence ATGGGGCCGGACAAAACAAAAGATTACGAACCCTTTGGGCTGGTGAAGTTTTTTTCTTTCACCACCCTCCTGGTGTTTCTGGTGTTTGCGCCGGTTCTTGCCACGCTCATCTCCAACCATGCCAACGGGGTGATGCTCAGAAGGAGCGAAGAGTATGCACTTGTTTCAGCCCGGAACATCAATCATCAGGTATACGACAGGTTCGTTCTCCCCTCTTTCCTCCGCTACGGGAGTCTGATTCCGCAGCATCCCGGACAACAGAAACGTCTTGATGCGATTATCAGGGATATCACGCACGGCCTGAATGTCGAATCGGTGAGCATCCTTGACCAGAAGAACAATATGATCGTGTACAGCACGACAAGCGGCAGGGTCGGCCAGGAGGGTGAGGGGCTGGAGCAGTTCCAGATGGCGAAAGCGGGAAGAACTTCCTCCCTGCTGCAGGCCAAGGGGTCATTCATCAATCTTCTGCCGGGCAGGGAGAAGCCCTCCTATAGACTGATCTCATATATTCCCTTCAGATCGGAAAAGACCCCAAGCTCCATCCTCGGGGTTATCGAGATTATTCAGGACCTGTCGGAGGATTATGAGGCAACCATAAGACTCAAGGCCATTATCACCCTGATTTCCTTCCTCTGCATGTTCTGTCTTTTCGTGGTGCTGCGGCTGATTGTTGCCAGGGCTGACAAAATCATTGATGCAAGGGCCAGGGAGAGGCAGGTGCTTGAAGACAAACTGCATCGGAGTGAACATCTGGCCGGTCTTGGCAAAATGGTGGCCTCGGTCTCCCACGAGATAAAAAACCCGCTGGGAATAGTCCGCAGTACTGCGGAGATGCTGCGCAAGCGTCTTGGCGAAACGTCGCCGGCCAACGTCCAGCTCGCTTCGGTGATCATCGAAGAAACAGTTCGGCTTGATGGGATTGTCAGAGAGTTTCTTGATTTTGCAAGGCCGAGAGAGATCAAACTGAAACCGGCTTCCATCGCTGAAGTTGTAAGAGGGGCTGCGGCATTTATCTCTCCGGAACTGGATAAAAACAAGATCGAATGCACACTGAATATTGATGAGAATCTCAAACCGATCCCGATTGACCGAGAGCTGTTATACCGGGCACTGCTGAATGTACTGATTAACGGTATTCAGGCCATGAAAGATGGAGGAATGCTGAAAATCACGGTGAAGGGTCACCCGGCGGAGAATCCGAAAAATTCCGGAGTGACCATTGAGATTAGCGATAATGGTCCGGGAATCACGGACGAAGGCCTGCAGCAGATATTCAAACCATTCTATACCGACAAATATCGGGGCACCGGTCTGGGACTCGCCATTGTCAAAAACATCATCGACAGTCATAAAGGCCGTATTGAAGTCGCCAGTTCACCCGGAGAGGGGACGGTGTTCTCCATAAAACTTGAAGGGTGA
- a CDS encoding radical SAM protein — MRHQRPGPEHSLSSEKGSWKKSWTGRLPVGLIFPNAYRVGMSNLGFQLVYDMLNCLDEVVCERLFLPADGEMALSVESSRPITDFPILLVSLSFEKDIISLLSMLLAGNIEPLAEKRAGLPVKPVSPLIIAGGVACSINPEPLAPFVDLMVIGEADPPLTQIMSRLIREGLPGDRSSVLAEFGRKIVGCYVPAFYEYFYTAHRKLEKIVARQGLPARIAVSRSENKEVAVCSKIVTPAAEFSDLFLVELGRGCSRGCRFCAAGYVYRPPRLRSLASVLEALHERPEGITKVGLLGMEMAKAEDLAQIVDTLLAQGCRLSFSSLRADTLNDSLIRLLADSNLKTVALAPDGGSERLRKVINKGITREDILGSAEKLVRAGVVNLKLYFMIGLPTETEEDLLEMVTLVREVLGVMSGPGRERGRLSTLTLSINPFVPKAWTPFQFHPFATIEQLKNKMKFLRQNLVGVANLKIMGEKPDSAFLQAVIARGDRRLAPALIELAKSGANWRHVFRQNDITTDDYVGCDRGEGEIFPWTIIDHRIKPGYLWREYQRALGEKMTAPCDTSRCKKCGCCS; from the coding sequence ATGCGGCATCAAAGGCCAGGCCCGGAGCATAGTCTTTCCAGTGAAAAAGGGTCCTGGAAAAAGAGCTGGACCGGCAGGCTGCCGGTCGGACTGATTTTTCCCAACGCCTATCGGGTTGGTATGTCAAATCTCGGCTTCCAGCTGGTTTACGACATGCTGAATTGCCTGGACGAGGTTGTCTGTGAGCGACTGTTTCTCCCCGCTGACGGGGAAATGGCGCTTTCTGTGGAGTCATCAAGGCCCATCACTGATTTTCCCATTCTTCTTGTTTCGTTGAGTTTCGAGAAAGATATCATCTCCCTGCTCAGTATGTTGCTTGCCGGTAATATCGAGCCCCTGGCGGAAAAGCGGGCCGGGCTTCCCGTAAAACCGGTGTCGCCGCTGATCATCGCGGGAGGTGTTGCCTGCTCCATCAACCCGGAACCCCTGGCGCCCTTTGTTGATCTGATGGTTATCGGCGAAGCCGACCCACCCTTGACGCAAATTATGTCCAGGCTGATCAGGGAGGGGTTGCCCGGGGATCGTTCAAGCGTGCTTGCGGAATTTGGCAGAAAAATCGTGGGTTGTTATGTGCCAGCCTTTTATGAATATTTTTACACTGCGCATCGAAAACTTGAAAAGATTGTTGCCCGGCAAGGTCTCCCTGCACGAATCGCTGTTTCTCGCTCAGAAAACAAGGAGGTTGCCGTTTGTTCGAAGATTGTGACCCCGGCCGCGGAATTTTCAGATCTATTCCTGGTTGAACTTGGGCGTGGCTGCAGCAGAGGCTGCCGATTCTGTGCCGCAGGGTACGTGTATCGCCCCCCCCGGCTCCGTTCGTTGGCTTCGGTGCTTGAAGCGCTCCACGAAAGGCCCGAGGGCATCACCAAGGTCGGACTGCTCGGGATGGAGATGGCGAAGGCGGAGGATCTGGCACAGATAGTTGATACGCTCCTGGCCCAGGGATGCCGACTTTCGTTTTCATCGTTACGGGCGGACACCCTGAATGATTCACTGATTCGGCTCCTCGCGGACAGCAATTTGAAAACGGTTGCTCTGGCACCTGATGGCGGTTCAGAGCGCTTGAGAAAAGTGATCAACAAGGGGATTACCAGAGAGGATATTCTCGGTTCCGCTGAAAAGCTTGTCCGGGCCGGGGTGGTCAATCTGAAGCTTTATTTCATGATTGGTCTGCCCACCGAGACGGAAGAGGATCTTCTGGAAATGGTCACGCTGGTCCGGGAGGTGCTGGGGGTGATGTCAGGCCCGGGGCGTGAAAGAGGTCGACTCAGCACGCTCACGCTCAGTATCAACCCCTTTGTTCCCAAAGCCTGGACTCCGTTCCAGTTTCACCCGTTTGCCACCATCGAGCAACTGAAAAATAAAATGAAATTCTTGCGGCAGAATCTTGTCGGAGTCGCTAATCTGAAAATCATGGGCGAAAAACCTGACAGTGCCTTTCTTCAGGCGGTAATTGCCAGAGGTGACCGGCGTCTTGCTCCGGCTCTTATCGAGCTTGCGAAAAGCGGTGCAAACTGGCGACATGTTTTTCGGCAAAATGATATTACAACGGATGACTATGTCGGGTGCGACAGAGGAGAGGGGGAAATCTTCCCCTGGACGATCATTGATCATCGGATAAAACCAGGCTACCTGTGGCGGGAGTATCAGCGCGCTCTTGGCGAAAAGATGACTGCTCCCTGTGACACTTCAAGGTGTAAAAAATGCGGATGCTGTTCGTGA
- the ftsZ gene encoding cell division protein FtsZ, which translates to MSFEFADNKSRAIIKVVGVGGGGGNAINTMAENKIRGVEFIAANTDLQALENSRADIRLQLGPGSAKGLGAGANPERGREAAEESVEEIRSIIGECDMVFVTAGLGGGTGTGAAPVVARVSKEMGALTVAVVTKPFTFEGQTRMRNATKGWEMLKKHVDTIITVPNDRLLSLSGKGGRFIDSMKMADNILVQAVKGITDTINLPGYINPDFADVKAIMNEMGPALMGAGLGVGENRGIDAVDMAIASPLLQDISIDGARGVLINVSSREDLLSMAEVTEITSRIYEEAHENANIILGVTFDESLGEGLRVTVIATGINTAEDLNSLPDKVTRLSEPRKPSVAQTLPFQNKESHAGESSRPAGSGRQRNPFLDVGFDEDHLDTPTFIRRNEN; encoded by the coding sequence ATGTCATTCGAATTCGCAGACAATAAATCCCGCGCAATCATAAAAGTTGTAGGTGTTGGTGGTGGCGGCGGCAACGCAATCAATACCATGGCGGAAAACAAGATCCGTGGCGTGGAGTTTATTGCCGCCAATACCGACCTGCAGGCCCTTGAAAACTCACGCGCCGACATCAGGCTGCAGCTCGGACCGGGCAGCGCCAAGGGGCTTGGCGCCGGAGCCAACCCGGAAAGAGGCCGTGAGGCTGCGGAAGAAAGTGTGGAGGAGATTCGCAGCATCATCGGCGAATGCGACATGGTTTTTGTCACGGCGGGCCTCGGCGGCGGCACCGGGACCGGAGCGGCTCCTGTTGTGGCGAGGGTCAGTAAGGAGATGGGCGCTCTGACCGTGGCGGTTGTCACCAAGCCCTTCACCTTTGAGGGGCAGACCAGGATGCGGAACGCCACCAAGGGTTGGGAAATGCTTAAAAAACATGTTGATACAATCATCACTGTTCCCAATGATCGCCTGCTTTCACTCTCGGGCAAGGGTGGCCGGTTTATTGACAGCATGAAAATGGCCGACAACATTCTCGTCCAGGCAGTGAAAGGGATCACCGATACAATCAACCTTCCCGGGTATATCAATCCGGATTTTGCGGATGTGAAAGCAATCATGAACGAGATGGGCCCGGCACTCATGGGAGCCGGTCTCGGAGTAGGTGAGAATCGAGGGATCGACGCGGTCGATATGGCGATAGCGAGCCCTCTCCTGCAGGATATCAGTATTGATGGCGCACGGGGGGTTCTGATCAACGTCTCGTCTCGGGAAGATCTGCTCAGCATGGCGGAGGTGACCGAGATCACCAGCCGAATCTATGAAGAAGCACATGAAAACGCCAATATAATTCTCGGGGTGACCTTTGACGAGTCACTCGGGGAAGGGTTGCGGGTCACCGTCATTGCCACCGGGATCAATACAGCAGAAGATCTAAATTCCCTCCCGGATAAGGTGACAAGGTTGAGCGAGCCTAGAAAACCTTCAGTGGCCCAGACGCTTCCCTTCCAGAACAAGGAGAGCCATGCCGGAGAGTCTTCCCGGCCGGCAGGGAGCGGGCGTCAGCGCAACCCTTTCCTGGATGTAGGTTTTGATGAGGATCATCTGGACACGCCCACCTTTATTCGTAGAAACGAGAATTGA